One genomic region from Reichenbachiella ulvae encodes:
- a CDS encoding cytochrome C oxidase subunit IV family protein codes for MEQETKGLEVIPADKAKIKKIWTVTGILFLATVVEFIIAFTMGPGMLKTSIFIVLTIFKAFYIIGEFMHLSHEQKGLIWSIIAPLIFVAWLILALLIQGEAIFQALSGQ; via the coding sequence ATGGAACAAGAAACTAAAGGACTGGAAGTAATTCCAGCAGATAAAGCGAAAATCAAGAAGATTTGGACAGTGACAGGAATTCTGTTTTTGGCAACAGTAGTGGAGTTTATCATTGCTTTTACCATGGGACCTGGGATGTTGAAAACTTCTATTTTTATCGTCTTGACGATTTTTAAAGCATTTTATATCATAGGCGAGTTCATGCACTTGTCTCATGAGCAAAAAGGTCTCATATGGTCGATCATAGCGCCACTTATCTTTGTGGCATGGTTGATTTTGGCATTGTTGATTCAGGGAGAGGCCATCTTCCAGGCATTGTCAGGACAATAA
- the cyoE gene encoding heme o synthase, producing MPNSSTIAVKEKSIVGSYFELLKPRLSFLVAFSSGFGYILAAQGDLNWSVLMLLSLGGFLVSGASVTINQVIEIEYDAMMERTKNRPLPTGRISKNEAILFSFLVAVLGLGLLYLVTNPLTALLSLVSLILYSFLYTPLKRVGPIAVFVGAIPGALPPLLGWVAATGYIGYEALIIFGIQFIWQFPHFWAIAWVADQDYKKAGFKLLPNKGQKDLNTAINIMVYTLFLLPLGLLPAYFGITGINSGIIATICGVGFLAQTFSLMRNNTDKAALKIMFGSFLYLPIVQIAFLLDKI from the coding sequence ATGCCTAATTCAAGTACGATAGCAGTAAAAGAAAAGTCAATAGTAGGCTCATATTTTGAGTTGCTGAAACCGCGATTGTCTTTCCTTGTGGCCTTTTCTTCTGGATTTGGATACATTCTAGCGGCTCAAGGTGACCTGAACTGGTCGGTTTTGATGTTGCTTTCTTTGGGTGGTTTTTTGGTGTCGGGTGCCTCTGTTACTATCAATCAAGTAATAGAGATTGAGTATGACGCGATGATGGAAAGAACCAAAAATAGACCCTTACCCACAGGTCGGATATCTAAAAATGAAGCCATTCTATTTTCATTTTTGGTAGCGGTACTTGGTTTGGGACTCCTCTATTTGGTAACTAATCCTTTGACCGCACTTTTGTCTTTGGTTTCATTGATTCTTTATAGCTTCTTGTACACTCCCCTCAAAAGAGTAGGGCCAATTGCGGTATTTGTGGGGGCGATTCCTGGAGCACTTCCTCCATTATTGGGTTGGGTGGCAGCTACCGGATACATCGGCTATGAGGCTTTGATTATTTTTGGAATCCAATTCATTTGGCAGTTTCCCCATTTCTGGGCCATAGCATGGGTAGCAGATCAAGATTACAAGAAGGCAGGATTTAAGCTTTTACCTAACAAGGGGCAGAAAGATTTGAACACTGCGATTAATATCATGGTCTATACCTTGTTCTTGCTTCCATTGGGTCTATTGCCAGCTTATTTCGGTATTACAGGAATCAATTCTGGGATCATAGCTACTATATGTGGAGTAGGATTTTTGGCTCAGACCTTTAGTCTGATGAGAAACAATACCGACAAAGCAGCCCTGAAAATCATGTTTGGTTCGTTTTTATACCTCCCAATCGTGCAAATTGCCTTTTTATTAGATAAGATATAG
- a CDS encoding cytochrome c oxidase subunit I: MAVTEVQLDEHVDSHASHDDHEHHGNFVTNYIFSQDHKVIGKQFLITGILWAIIGGGLSIIFRLQLGFPDMNLEWLRPIMGGWITDAGKIDTEFYLALVTMHGTIMVFFVLTAGLSGTFSNFLIPLQIGARDMASGFMNMLSYWFFFLSSVIMFISLFISTGPAAGGWTIYPPLSALPQAISGSGLGMTLWLVAMVFFIASTLLGGINYISTVINLRTKGMSFTKMPLTIWAFFLTAILGLLSFPVLFAAALLLVFDRSFGTSFYLSDIYIGGEALPNSGGSPILFQHLFWFLGHPEVYIIILPALGITSEIISTNSRKPIFGYRAMIGSMIGIGILSFIVWAHHMFVTGMSPFLGSIFMILTLVIAVPSAIKAFNYITTLWQGNIRFTTAMMFSIGLVSLFISGGVTGIFLGNSALDIFLHDTYFVVAHFHLVMGSSAFFGMVAGIYHWFPKMFGRMMDEKLGYIHFWLTFVGVYMVFFPLHYIGIAGFPRRYYSFTNFDAFSDFADLNMFVSVAAILTFGAQFIFLFNFFYSIFRGRKAPANPWNSNTLEWTTPRLPGHGNWPGEIPTVYRWPYDYSKPGSESDFIPQTVPYSNTPESNLPHEAEEAKNEKV; the protein is encoded by the coding sequence ATGGCAGTTACTGAAGTACAATTAGATGAGCATGTAGATTCACATGCATCGCATGATGATCATGAGCATCATGGCAATTTTGTGACGAATTACATTTTCTCACAAGATCACAAAGTCATTGGTAAGCAGTTTTTGATAACTGGTATATTATGGGCAATCATTGGTGGTGGTTTATCTATCATTTTCAGATTGCAGCTTGGTTTTCCAGACATGAACCTAGAGTGGTTGAGACCAATCATGGGAGGCTGGATCACCGATGCAGGAAAGATTGATACAGAGTTCTACCTGGCTCTTGTTACTATGCACGGTACCATCATGGTATTCTTCGTATTAACTGCAGGGTTGAGTGGTACCTTTAGTAATTTCTTGATTCCACTTCAGATTGGTGCAAGGGATATGGCATCAGGTTTCATGAATATGTTGTCCTACTGGTTTTTCTTCTTGTCAAGTGTGATCATGTTTATCTCTTTGTTTATTTCTACTGGACCTGCAGCAGGTGGATGGACTATCTATCCTCCGTTGAGTGCATTGCCACAGGCAATTTCTGGTTCTGGATTAGGAATGACACTTTGGTTGGTAGCTATGGTATTCTTCATTGCTTCTACTCTATTGGGTGGTATCAACTATATCAGTACGGTGATTAACCTGAGAACCAAGGGAATGTCTTTCACTAAAATGCCTTTGACTATTTGGGCGTTTTTCTTGACTGCTATCTTGGGTCTTCTTTCTTTCCCAGTATTATTTGCAGCAGCCTTGTTGCTTGTATTTGATAGATCTTTCGGTACTAGTTTCTACCTATCTGATATTTATATCGGTGGTGAAGCATTGCCAAACTCTGGCGGTAGCCCAATTTTGTTCCAGCACTTGTTCTGGTTCTTAGGACACCCTGAGGTATACATTATTATTCTACCTGCACTGGGTATTACTTCTGAGATTATCTCAACGAACTCTAGAAAACCAATCTTTGGTTATAGAGCGATGATTGGGTCTATGATTGGAATTGGTATCTTGTCTTTCATCGTGTGGGCACACCACATGTTCGTGACAGGTATGAGCCCATTCTTAGGGTCTATCTTTATGATCTTGACATTGGTGATTGCAGTACCATCTGCGATCAAAGCCTTCAACTATATCACCACTTTGTGGCAAGGTAACATCCGGTTTACGACAGCTATGATGTTCTCTATCGGTCTAGTATCATTGTTTATCTCTGGTGGTGTAACAGGTATCTTCCTTGGTAACTCAGCGCTCGATATTTTCTTGCACGACACCTACTTTGTAGTGGCTCACTTCCACCTTGTTATGGGTAGTTCAGCCTTCTTTGGAATGGTAGCAGGTATCTATCACTGGTTCCCTAAGATGTTTGGTAGAATGATGGATGAGAAACTAGGGTATATTCACTTCTGGTTGACATTCGTAGGAGTTTATATGGTATTCTTCCCACTACACTATATCGGAATTGCCGGTTTCCCAAGACGTTATTATTCATTTACAAACTTTGATGCATTCTCTGATTTTGCAGATTTGAACATGTTTGTAAGTGTGGCAGCTATATTGACATTTGGTGCACAGTTTATCTTCCTTTTCAACTTCTTCTATAGCATTTTTAGAGGTAGAAAGGCACCTGCTAATCCATGGAACTCTAATACACTAGAGTGGACGACTCCAAGATTGCCAGGTCATGGCAACTGGCCAGGAGAGATCCCAACTGTATACAGATGGCCTTATGACTATAGCAAGCCAGGATCTGAATCTGATTTTATTCCTCAGACAGTTCCATATTCAAATACACCAGAATCTAACCTGCCTCATGAAGCTGAAGAAGCTAAGAATGAAAAGGTTTAA
- a CDS encoding cytochrome c oxidase subunit 3: MEMALKKTEGTQFKMHPQKFAMWLFMVSVVMLFAAFTSAYVVKQSSGVWLDFDLPFMFDITTGIVVLSSVFMHLAYHYAKTNEIKKLKTFLVLTAITGFAFLAGQLIAWQELINDGVFFVGNPAGSFVYVLSGLHGFHLVSAVIFLFIVVISAFKYKVHSKSLLRIEMCTTYWHFLGGIWLYLYLFLTLNH; the protein is encoded by the coding sequence ATGGAGATGGCATTGAAAAAAACAGAAGGAACTCAATTTAAAATGCACCCACAGAAATTTGCCATGTGGTTGTTTATGGTTTCTGTGGTAATGCTTTTTGCAGCATTTACTTCTGCCTATGTAGTAAAGCAGTCAAGTGGTGTTTGGTTGGATTTTGATCTGCCTTTCATGTTTGATATCACTACAGGAATAGTAGTGCTGAGTAGTGTATTCATGCATTTGGCTTATCACTATGCGAAAACGAATGAAATTAAAAAGCTGAAGACCTTTTTGGTTTTAACCGCCATTACAGGTTTTGCCTTTTTAGCGGGACAGTTGATTGCCTGGCAGGAGTTGATCAATGATGGGGTGTTTTTTGTAGGAAACCCAGCGGGATCATTTGTTTATGTGCTTTCAGGCTTGCATGGCTTTCACCTGGTGAGTGCGGTGATCTTTTTGTTCATAGTAGTAATCTCAGCATTTAAATATAAGGTTCACTCGAAGAGCCTTTTGCGAATAGAAATGTGTACAACTTATTGGCATTTTTTAGGTGGTATTTGGTTGTATTTATACTTATTTTTGACTCTTAATCATTAA
- a CDS encoding COX15/CtaA family protein, with protein MKKEPKKGLFRTLNFITIIAVYLLILVGGIVRSTGSGMGCPDWPKCFGSYVPPTEVSELPEDYKEIYLQKRIEKNQRLAKVLQAVGLSELAREVVEGENVQREQEFNFQKTWIEYINRLVGVLIGFLILSCFVVSFSYYQADKRVLFLSLFALILVIFQGWTGSLVVSTNLLPGLITFHMVLAIALIALLIYLRFYTGKKELIGLVSYKPYKVRRLILFCMILFFAQVLLGTQVREAVDVIADKLGEENRWSWIDNLGVVFYIHRSYSILLFFVHAFLIYRLSKSIKNFSTSKYLVWSLLLLVILEIVTGAVLSYFALPYFLQPVHLLLALIIFGVQYYLYLIISEKSSDLNSANA; from the coding sequence ATGAAAAAAGAACCTAAAAAGGGTTTATTTAGGACACTAAATTTTATTACGATCATTGCCGTTTACCTTTTGATATTGGTAGGCGGCATTGTTCGTAGTACAGGGTCTGGGATGGGATGTCCCGATTGGCCAAAGTGCTTCGGTTCTTATGTACCTCCGACAGAGGTATCCGAATTACCAGAGGACTATAAAGAAATATATCTCCAGAAACGGATTGAAAAGAATCAACGTCTGGCCAAAGTGCTCCAAGCAGTCGGTTTGAGTGAATTGGCTAGGGAAGTTGTAGAGGGGGAGAATGTTCAGCGTGAACAGGAATTTAATTTTCAAAAGACCTGGATTGAATATATCAATCGTTTAGTAGGCGTCTTGATAGGGTTTTTAATTCTGTCTTGTTTTGTTGTCTCGTTCAGCTATTATCAAGCTGATAAGCGAGTTCTTTTTCTTTCTCTTTTCGCATTGATTCTTGTGATTTTTCAAGGCTGGACTGGCTCATTGGTTGTGTCGACCAACTTGTTGCCAGGACTGATCACCTTTCATATGGTATTAGCCATAGCTCTGATCGCTTTGTTAATCTATTTGCGTTTCTATACAGGAAAAAAGGAGTTAATCGGTTTAGTGAGTTATAAACCTTACAAGGTTAGAAGACTCATTTTGTTTTGCATGATTCTGTTTTTTGCTCAAGTGCTTTTGGGTACACAGGTGAGAGAGGCAGTAGATGTGATAGCCGATAAGTTGGGAGAGGAAAATAGATGGAGTTGGATAGATAACCTTGGCGTTGTGTTTTATATCCACCGATCTTATTCCATTCTTCTGTTTTTTGTTCATGCTTTTTTGATCTATAGATTGTCAAAAAGCATTAAGAATTTTTCGACATCAAAGTACTTAGTTTGGAGTTTGTTGTTGTTAGTAATTTTGGAAATCGTAACTGGGGCAGTCTTGTCCTATTTTGCACTTCCTTACTTCTTGCAACCGGTCCATTTGCTTTTGGCACTTATCATCTTTGGCGTCCAGTATTATTTGTATTTAATCATAAGTGAGAAATCTTCGGATTTAAATAGCGCAAATGCCTAA
- a CDS encoding cytochrome c oxidase subunit II, translating into MLNFVILVSVILIGAILVTIFRAHTLVQVVRGNKDGESLGKSNKINAALFLVFLVLGIVLFFGYSYTQFDRYTVPVASEHGEVTFQIFWWTTGVTVAAFILTHILLFWFAYRYQYKSDSTANFYPHNDKLELIWTVIPAFVLALLIFSGFRAWDKITDQAPDNAEVVEIMGYQYAWASRYPGPDGKLGPYDYKLIDFENQMGVDFTNQFAKDDFIPREIHIPKGKPVLFKIRARDVIHSVYVPHFRLQMNAVPGLPTQFWFVPTKTTAEMAEETGNPDFTYELVCNKICGKGHFAMRSTIVVDEPADYEVWKASQKSWLSKNPEYLSKIEAKSPVETVAVKEEIEEAEASL; encoded by the coding sequence ATGCTGAATTTTGTAATCTTAGTATCGGTTATTCTAATTGGAGCCATTTTGGTGACCATATTTAGAGCCCATACACTGGTACAAGTAGTAAGAGGGAATAAAGACGGAGAGTCTTTAGGAAAGAGTAATAAGATCAATGCTGCATTGTTTCTTGTATTCTTGGTTTTAGGGATTGTGCTGTTTTTCGGTTATTCCTATACTCAATTTGATAGATACACAGTTCCTGTAGCTTCTGAGCACGGAGAAGTAACATTTCAGATATTTTGGTGGACAACTGGTGTGACAGTTGCTGCTTTCATTCTGACGCACATATTGCTTTTCTGGTTTGCTTATAGATATCAGTACAAATCTGACAGCACAGCTAATTTCTATCCACACAACGACAAATTGGAGTTGATCTGGACAGTGATTCCAGCATTCGTATTGGCTTTGTTGATTTTCTCAGGTTTCAGAGCTTGGGACAAAATCACGGATCAGGCACCAGACAATGCTGAGGTGGTAGAGATCATGGGATATCAGTATGCATGGGCGTCAAGATACCCAGGGCCTGATGGCAAATTGGGACCTTACGATTATAAACTGATCGATTTCGAAAATCAAATGGGAGTTGATTTTACTAATCAATTCGCGAAGGACGATTTCATTCCAAGAGAAATTCACATTCCTAAAGGAAAGCCTGTTTTGTTCAAGATCAGAGCAAGAGATGTAATTCACTCTGTATATGTACCTCATTTCAGGTTGCAGATGAATGCTGTACCAGGTCTTCCAACTCAATTCTGGTTTGTACCTACTAAAACTACTGCTGAAATGGCAGAAGAAACTGGTAACCCAGACTTTACTTACGAGTTGGTGTGTAACAAGATTTGTGGTAAAGGTCACTTTGCAATGAGATCTACCATCGTAGTAGATGAGCCTGCAGATTATGAGGTTTGGAAAGCCTCTCAAAAATCATGGTTGTCTAAAAACCCTGAGTATTTATCTAAAATTGAAGCTAAGTCTCCTGTAGAGACAGTAGCGGTTAAAGAAGAGATTGAGGAAGCAGAAGCTTCACTATAA
- a CDS encoding DUF983 domain-containing protein codes for MFKTPLLKKYYDRDMLKECSVCHQSFEPEPGYYFGAMYVSYGFSVALTVGVIVFLYKLMGDPSMWVYVTVLLGLNVLLLPVMYRYSRAIFLHVFGGIGFDTKYAKE; via the coding sequence ATGTTCAAGACTCCCTTATTAAAAAAGTACTACGATAGAGACATGCTCAAAGAATGCTCGGTATGCCACCAGTCCTTTGAGCCGGAACCTGGCTACTACTTTGGTGCCATGTATGTGAGTTATGGGTTTTCCGTTGCCCTGACTGTGGGAGTTATAGTATTCTTATACAAGTTGATGGGGGACCCTAGCATGTGGGTTTATGTGACGGTTTTGTTGGGGCTGAATGTCCTTTTACTCCCAGTTATGTACAGATACTCACGAGCCATTTTTCTGCATGTATTTGGTGGCATAGGCTTTGATACGAAATATGCAAAAGAGTAA
- a CDS encoding DUF420 domain-containing protein: protein MNSKKTAMITVATLSVVVPALVAVLIYSPYKIPADMLWLKDIPAFNAIINSITAVLLIVGGIFAKRGVIKWHKVSMFSALVLGVCFLVAYVLYHSTMESVIFGDIDGNGVLDEAEAAAVGSMRSVYLTVLLSHILMSAAVVPFVLLAFYFALAKEFDRHVKIVKFTWPVWLYVSVTGVLVYILASPYYLG, encoded by the coding sequence ATGAATAGTAAAAAAACTGCAATGATCACAGTGGCCACTTTGTCGGTGGTCGTACCGGCTTTAGTAGCTGTCTTGATCTATTCTCCTTACAAAATTCCAGCCGATATGCTCTGGCTGAAGGACATTCCAGCTTTTAACGCCATTATCAATTCGATCACTGCGGTGCTGTTGATTGTCGGTGGCATATTTGCCAAGCGTGGTGTGATCAAATGGCACAAAGTATCTATGTTTTCTGCATTGGTGTTGGGTGTTTGTTTTTTGGTAGCTTATGTGCTCTATCATTCTACCATGGAGTCAGTGATTTTTGGGGATATAGATGGAAACGGAGTGCTGGATGAAGCTGAAGCAGCTGCTGTAGGCAGTATGCGGAGTGTTTACCTTACTGTATTGTTGTCTCACATTTTGATGTCAGCTGCGGTGGTTCCCTTTGTGCTACTAGCTTTCTACTTTGCCCTAGCCAAGGAGTTTGATCGTCATGTGAAGATTGTGAAATTTACCTGGCCAGTATGGCTATATGTTTCTGTAACAGGCGTATTGGTCTATATATTGGCCAGTCCCTATTATCTGGGTTAA
- a CDS encoding cytochrome c oxidase subunit 3 gives MAGTAVVVDSNENLWSGGTEPLKASYGKLMMWFFLLSDAFTFSSLLVAYGLIRYAHPAYAGELENFVFSQEYWPVPEMVFNAVPFLHGIHLPLVFVGIMTFILIMSSVTMVLAVDAGHRNDKKAVEKWMLWTIVGGLTFLGCQAWEWGHFIVGTEEGGKLLDGSFFNGANLSLNQYGPPNFAALFFFITGFHGFHVFSGVVLNFIIFYQATVGVLEKRGTYEMVEKVGLYWHFVDLVWVFVFTFFYLV, from the coding sequence ATGGCTGGAACGGCAGTAGTAGTAGATAGCAATGAGAACCTGTGGAGCGGGGGTACCGAGCCATTAAAGGCGAGTTATGGAAAACTCATGATGTGGTTTTTCTTGTTGTCTGATGCATTTACTTTTTCATCTTTATTGGTGGCCTATGGATTGATTCGATATGCACACCCAGCTTACGCAGGTGAATTAGAAAATTTTGTTTTTTCACAAGAATATTGGCCAGTTCCGGAAATGGTGTTCAACGCCGTTCCTTTCTTGCACGGCATTCACCTACCTTTGGTTTTCGTAGGTATCATGACTTTTATACTTATCATGAGTAGTGTGACTATGGTATTGGCTGTAGATGCAGGTCATAGAAATGACAAGAAGGCAGTAGAAAAATGGATGCTTTGGACCATCGTAGGTGGTTTGACTTTCTTGGGCTGTCAGGCCTGGGAGTGGGGGCACTTCATTGTAGGTACTGAAGAAGGTGGAAAATTGTTGGATGGATCATTTTTCAATGGTGCAAATCTTTCTTTGAATCAATATGGACCTCCGAACTTTGCGGCATTGTTCTTCTTCATTACTGGTTTCCACGGTTTCCACGTATTCAGTGGAGTGGTATTGAACTTTATCATCTTTTATCAGGCGACAGTAGGAGTTTTGGAAAAAAGAGGAACATACGAAATGGTAGAGAAGGTAGGCTTGTACTGGCACTTTGTGGATCTAGTATGGGTATTTGTATTTACATTCTTCTATTTGGTCTAA